A single region of the Methanobrevibacter wolinii SH genome encodes:
- a CDS encoding signal recognition particle protein Srp54, producing the protein MLGNLGENLSNSIKKLAGMTVIDKKTVKEVVKDIQRALIQSDVNVKLVFKLSKKIEDRALNEKPPKGITAREYVITIIYEEMVNLLGSEAAKLEITDKPFKILFLGLQGSGKTTTIGKLCKYLIKKGYNPAVVCTDTWRPAAYEQLKQLTTELDISLYGDPENKDALDLAKKGLEKFKNQRIIIFDTAGRHKQESDLIEEMNKLDKIINPSESILVIDGTIGQIAGEQAKAFSEATDIGSIIISKLDGSGKGGGALSAVAETGAPIKFIGTGEKIDDFEVFDPERFISRLLGMGDIQSLIEKAEENIDEDIAQKTMNNMMSGKFTLVDMQNQFEMMNKMGPMQQVMNLIPGLGNKIPKEYTKMTEDKINTYKIIMSSMTQEEMENPRIIKQSRIQRIARGAGVEEKDIKELLKYYNNSKKAMKGIGKRGGFGGGNMARLMNQFGRRK; encoded by the coding sequence ATGTTAGGAAATCTAGGAGAAAACCTAAGTAACAGTATTAAAAAATTAGCAGGAATGACTGTTATAGATAAAAAAACAGTTAAAGAAGTTGTAAAAGATATACAACGTGCATTAATTCAATCAGATGTAAATGTTAAATTAGTATTTAAATTATCTAAAAAAATTGAAGATAGAGCACTAAATGAAAAACCACCTAAAGGAATTACTGCTAGAGAATATGTTATAACAATTATATATGAAGAAATGGTTAACTTACTTGGTTCTGAAGCAGCAAAACTTGAAATTACAGATAAACCATTTAAAATATTATTCTTAGGATTACAAGGTAGTGGAAAAACAACAACTATAGGTAAATTATGTAAATATTTAATTAAAAAAGGATATAATCCAGCTGTAGTATGTACAGATACATGGAGACCAGCAGCATATGAACAATTAAAACAATTAACTACAGAATTAGATATTTCATTATATGGTGACCCTGAAAATAAAGATGCATTAGACCTTGCAAAAAAAGGTCTTGAAAAATTCAAAAATCAAAGAATAATAATTTTTGATACTGCAGGAAGACATAAACAAGAATCAGATTTAATTGAAGAAATGAATAAATTAGATAAAATCATTAATCCAAGTGAATCTATTCTTGTTATTGATGGTACCATTGGACAAATCGCTGGTGAACAAGCAAAAGCATTTTCTGAAGCAACAGATATTGGTTCTATAATTATTTCAAAATTAGATGGTTCTGGAAAAGGAGGAGGTGCACTTTCTGCAGTTGCAGAAACTGGTGCTCCAATTAAATTCATTGGTACTGGAGAAAAAATAGATGATTTTGAAGTATTTGATCCTGAAAGATTCATTTCAAGATTATTAGGAATGGGAGATATTCAATCACTTATTGAAAAAGCAGAAGAAAATATTGATGAAGATATTGCTCAAAAAACTATGAATAATATGATGAGTGGTAAATTCACCCTTGTAGATATGCAAAATCAATTTGAAATGATGAATAAAATGGGACCAATGCAACAAGTCATGAATTTAATTCCAGGTTTAGGTAATAAAATACCTAAAGAATATACAAAGATGACAGAAGATAAAATAAACACCTATAAAATTATTATGTCATCAATGACACAAGAAGAAATGGAAAATCCTAGAATCATAAAACAATCACGTATCCAAAGGATTGCAAGAGGTGCTGGTGTTGAAGAAAAAGATATCAAAGAACTTCTTAAATATTATAATAATAGTAAAAAAGCAATGAAAGGTATTGGAAAACGTGGTGGATTTGGTGGAGGAAATATGGCTCGTTTAATGAATCAATTTGGTAGAAGAAAATAA
- a CDS encoding tRNA pseudouridine(54/55) synthase Pus10, which yields MDKEVLKKAKEIIDYTNNTICNHCLGRKFSNEIEGLTNKERGELIRKELSIENPNEKCYICNNLFDKINNELYERINQKINFINLEFDNFLVGSKVPKEILKKDEIFDKKFDLNTENIKKEINRTIGLELEKRLGKIVEFKDNEIVIELNFNNEEPTVYIQINPIFIEGTYNKYKRGIPQTKWPCRECHGKGCKYCNYTGKMYSESVEEIMSDIVLKKTKGRFCKFHGAGREDIDVLMLGDGRPFVLEVVEPKIRKLNLSELEKEVNEYANGKTKYNHLKYCKRNRKGEIKVSSPDAYKIYEAIVKCENEVNKKDLEILQNLDLIKQRTPNRVSHRRADKIREKRVLGLNCEIINPKEFKMTIKTEGGLYIKELISSDEGRTNPSVTGLLNNQCICSQLDVVEVSKK from the coding sequence ATGGACAAAGAAGTATTAAAAAAAGCAAAAGAAATAATTGATTATACAAACAATACGATTTGTAATCATTGTTTAGGACGTAAGTTTTCTAATGAAATAGAAGGATTAACAAATAAAGAAAGAGGAGAACTTATAAGAAAAGAATTATCTATAGAAAATCCAAATGAAAAATGTTATATCTGTAATAATCTATTTGATAAAATAAATAATGAATTATATGAAAGAATAAATCAAAAAATCAATTTTATAAATTTAGAATTTGATAATTTCTTAGTAGGTTCAAAAGTTCCAAAAGAAATTCTAAAAAAAGATGAAATATTTGATAAAAAATTTGATTTAAATACAGAAAACATTAAAAAAGAAATCAATAGAACAATTGGATTAGAACTAGAAAAAAGACTAGGTAAAATTGTAGAATTTAAAGATAATGAAATTGTTATTGAATTAAATTTTAATAATGAAGAACCAACAGTGTATATACAAATTAATCCAATATTCATAGAAGGAACTTATAATAAATATAAAAGAGGAATACCTCAAACTAAATGGCCTTGTAGGGAATGTCATGGAAAAGGTTGCAAATATTGTAATTACACTGGTAAAATGTATTCTGAATCTGTTGAAGAAATTATGTCTGATATAGTCCTTAAAAAAACTAAAGGAAGATTTTGTAAATTTCATGGTGCAGGAAGAGAAGATATTGATGTTTTAATGTTAGGTGATGGTAGACCATTTGTTCTTGAAGTTGTTGAACCTAAAATTAGAAAATTAAATCTTAGTGAATTAGAAAAAGAAGTAAATGAATATGCAAATGGTAAAACTAAATACAACCATTTAAAATATTGTAAAAGAAATCGTAAAGGAGAAATAAAAGTATCTTCTCCAGATGCATATAAAATTTATGAAGCAATTGTTAAATGTGAAAATGAAGTTAATAAAAAAGATTTAGAAATTTTACAAAATCTAGATTTAATTAAACAAAGAACCCCAAATAGAGTATCTCATAGAAGAGCAGATAAAATTAGAGAAAAAAGAGTTTTAGGATTGAATTGTGAGATTATTAATCCAAAAGAATTTAAAATGACTATTAAAACTGAAGGAGGATTATATATTAAAGAATTAATCTCTTCAGATGAAGGAAGAACTAATCCAAGTGTTACTGGACTTCTTAATAATCAGTGCATATGTAGTCAACTAGATGTTGTTGAAGTAAGTAAAAAATAA
- a CDS encoding RNA polymerase Rpb4 family protein produces MIGKKTVSKEPIPAAKVKRILEEFSENNDLSYEQNITLNHVLTFNKLSEEDTYKMIEELEGKLPKKYAVRVADLLPKDLSDMRLIFAKERISLSKEDMEEILEIVDKYVVDDEE; encoded by the coding sequence ATGATAGGTAAAAAAACAGTTAGCAAAGAGCCAATACCTGCAGCTAAAGTAAAAAGAATTCTAGAAGAATTTAGTGAAAATAATGACCTTAGTTACGAACAAAATATTACATTAAATCATGTTCTTACTTTCAACAAACTTTCTGAAGAAGATACATATAAAATGATTGAAGAACTTGAAGGAAAACTTCCTAAAAAATATGCTGTTCGTGTAGCTGATTTATTACCTAAAGATTTATCTGATATGAGATTAATATTCGCTAAAGAGAGAATTTCATTAAGTAAAGAAGATATGGAAGAAATTCTCGAAATAGTAGATAAATATGTAGTAGATGATGAAGAATAG
- a CDS encoding transcription factor S, producing MEFCPECGGMLLPNDGKLKCNTCGYEKDVSSNDEYKVSEKISSKDNVVDLGSDLDVRPTTNVLCPECGHNKAYFKLLQTRSADEAPTRIFTCVKCKHSWREYD from the coding sequence ATGGAATTTTGTCCAGAATGTGGTGGAATGTTATTACCTAATGATGGTAAACTTAAATGTAATACATGTGGATATGAAAAAGATGTATCTAGTAATGATGAATATAAAGTAAGTGAAAAAATCAGTTCTAAAGATAATGTTGTAGATTTAGGTAGTGACCTTGATGTTCGTCCAACTACTAATGTCTTATGTCCAGAATGTGGTCATAATAAAGCTTATTTTAAGTTGCTTCAAACTCGTAGTGCAGATGAAGCACCTACAAGAATATTTACATGTGTTAAATGTAAACATTCTTGGAGAGAATATGATTAA
- the rsmA gene encoding 16S rRNA (adenine(1518)-N(6)/adenine(1519)-N(6))-dimethyltransferase RsmA: MNNNQISLAKETKNILKKYNLTLNHSLGQNFLIDGAKRNQIIEFGDINSSDTILEIGPGIGTLTLEIAKKAKKVICIEKDKKVINILKNRIKDNSIDNIEIINDDALKVDFPKFDKIISNLPYQISSPITFKLLNYPFKFGVLMYQKEFADRMLSNVNERNYSRLSAMLHFKVDIELLTKVPSECFIPKPKVDSAVVKLTPNNKIEDEEIFENYEKVCKALFQHKNKKAENSIINSRHELGYSDKKELKTNIKNINSDKLNELLEKRVINLSPEEILEITQLLSDIL; encoded by the coding sequence TTGAATAATAATCAAATTTCATTAGCAAAAGAAACAAAGAATATTTTAAAGAAATATAATCTAACTTTAAATCATAGTTTAGGTCAAAATTTCCTTATAGATGGTGCTAAAAGAAATCAAATAATTGAATTTGGAGATATTAACTCATCAGATACTATTTTAGAAATTGGACCAGGAATAGGTACATTAACTTTAGAAATTGCTAAAAAGGCAAAAAAAGTAATATGTATTGAGAAAGATAAGAAAGTTATTAATATCTTAAAAAACCGTATAAAAGATAATTCAATAGACAATATTGAAATTATAAATGATGATGCACTTAAGGTAGACTTTCCAAAATTTGATAAAATAATATCTAATCTCCCTTATCAAATATCTTCACCAATAACATTTAAACTTCTTAATTATCCTTTTAAATTTGGAGTATTAATGTATCAAAAAGAATTTGCAGATAGAATGTTAAGTAATGTTAATGAAAGAAATTATTCAAGACTATCTGCAATGTTACATTTTAAAGTAGATATTGAATTATTAACAAAAGTTCCTTCAGAATGTTTTATACCTAAACCTAAAGTAGACTCTGCAGTTGTAAAACTTACACCAAATAATAAAATTGAAGATGAAGAAATATTTGAAAATTATGAAAAAGTTTGTAAGGCATTATTTCAACATAAAAATAAAAAAGCAGAAAATTCCATAATAAATTCCCGACATGAATTAGGTTATAGTGATAAAAAAGAGTTAAAAACAAATATTAAAAATATAAATTCAGATAAACTAAATGAATTACTTGAAAAAAGAGTAATAAATTTAAGTCCTGAAGAGATACTTGAGATTACACAATTATTAAGTGATATTTTATGA
- the dph2 gene encoding diphthamide biosynthesis enzyme Dph2 — protein sequence MSMYNMEVEKVINHINKKGYKNVGLQFPEGLKMQAVSIARKIEDETDATVIISGDPCFGACDVCDKKMEGIVDMIVHYAHTPLPLKYKVPVMFIEAYSSINVKRSLDKALELLEDYSKIALATTTQHLHLLGEIKDYLEDNGKEIVIGSSSKGTTKGQVLGCNFSSIKNLDAEIYLFIGSGKFHPLGIHLFTKAPVIAVDPYNGEANEISDYADRILRIRFARIIKAKSVKKWGILVSSKEGQYRMSLAKEIKKSLQDENMEAYIILVDKISPEILLPYMDLEGFIVTACPRIAIDDSAMYKKPLITPKELEIVLNKRKWEEYELDEILFHERYKK from the coding sequence ATGTCAATGTATAATATGGAAGTTGAAAAGGTTATTAATCATATTAATAAAAAAGGATATAAAAATGTAGGATTGCAATTTCCTGAAGGATTAAAAATGCAGGCTGTTTCTATTGCTCGTAAAATAGAAGATGAAACAGATGCTACTGTAATTATTTCTGGTGATCCTTGTTTTGGTGCATGTGATGTTTGTGATAAAAAAATGGAAGGTATAGTAGATATGATTGTTCATTATGCTCATACTCCTCTTCCATTAAAATATAAAGTTCCAGTAATGTTTATTGAGGCATATTCTTCAATAAATGTTAAAAGATCATTAGATAAAGCATTAGAACTATTGGAAGATTATAGTAAAATTGCACTTGCTACTACTACTCAACATTTACATCTTTTAGGTGAAATTAAAGATTATCTTGAAGATAATGGTAAGGAAATAGTTATAGGTTCCTCTTCAAAAGGTACTACTAAAGGTCAAGTCTTAGGATGTAATTTTTCATCAATTAAAAATCTTGATGCAGAAATTTATCTTTTCATTGGAAGTGGAAAATTTCATCCATTAGGGATACATCTATTTACTAAAGCTCCTGTAATTGCAGTAGATCCTTATAATGGTGAGGCAAATGAAATTTCTGATTATGCTGATAGAATTTTAAGAATTCGTTTTGCAAGAATTATTAAAGCAAAATCTGTTAAAAAATGGGGAATTCTTGTATCTTCTAAAGAAGGGCAATATAGGATGAGTCTTGCAAAAGAAATTAAAAAAAGCCTTCAAGATGAAAATATGGAAGCTTATATTATTTTAGTTGATAAAATAAGTCCTGAAATTTTACTTCCATATATGGATTTAGAAGGATTTATAGTAACTGCATGTCCAAGAATTGCTATTGATGATTCTGCTATGTATAAAAAGCCTCTTATAACTCCTAAAGAATTGGAAATTGTTTTAAATAAAAGAAAATGGGAAGAATATGAATTAGATGAAATTCTCTTTCATGAAAGATATAAAAAATAG
- a CDS encoding NUDIX domain-containing protein, whose protein sequence is MSYHKKPSLTVDIFIYDDENNFLLIKRKNNPYKDAWAFPGGFVEYGETVEHAAVREAKEETSIDVKLEKLVGVYSKPDRDPRGHTVTVAFLAKGNFDDRKADDDAKDIDVFNFDNIKDIDLAFDHREILNDIYNILKKENKI, encoded by the coding sequence ATGTCTTATCATAAAAAACCGTCATTAACTGTGGATATTTTTATTTATGATGATGAAAATAATTTTTTATTAATTAAACGTAAAAATAATCCATATAAAGATGCTTGGGCATTTCCTGGTGGTTTTGTAGAATATGGAGAAACAGTTGAACATGCAGCTGTTAGAGAAGCTAAAGAAGAAACAAGTATTGATGTAAAATTAGAAAAACTTGTAGGAGTTTATTCTAAACCAGATAGAGATCCTAGAGGCCATACTGTTACTGTTGCCTTTTTAGCTAAAGGTAATTTTGATGATAGAAAAGCAGATGACGATGCAAAAGATATTGATGTTTTTAATTTTGATAATATTAAAGATATTGATTTAGCTTTTGATCATAGGGAAATTCTAAATGATATTTACAATATATTAAAAAAGGAAAATAAAATTTAA
- a CDS encoding exosome complex RNA-binding protein Csl4 → MKIKSGDLVMPGDYLGIVEQYLPGEGTYDDDGNIKSSILGNANLDLKNRIVSVSPLTGTPVLLKLGDEVYGQIADLRSQRAIVDIISKVDENRGLALPYSASIHISQVENDYLDSLSDAFRIGDIIKCKVSRITGDNVDLNTEDESDGVIKAMCIRCRSYLKPTNRRNELICEKCGKKQRRKMSLEYLY, encoded by the coding sequence ATGAAAATAAAATCAGGAGATTTAGTAATGCCTGGAGATTATTTAGGAATTGTAGAACAGTATTTACCTGGTGAAGGAACCTATGATGATGATGGTAATATTAAGTCTTCTATTTTAGGCAATGCAAATTTAGATTTGAAAAACAGAATTGTTTCTGTTTCTCCACTTACTGGAACACCTGTACTTTTAAAGCTTGGTGATGAAGTTTATGGGCAAATTGCTGATTTACGGAGTCAAAGGGCTATAGTGGACATAATAAGTAAGGTTGATGAAAATAGGGGGCTTGCTCTTCCTTATTCAGCTTCAATTCACATATCTCAAGTTGAAAATGATTATTTAGATTCTTTATCTGATGCATTTAGAATTGGAGATATTATTAAATGTAAAGTTTCTCGTATTACTGGTGATAATGTAGATTTAAATACTGAAGATGAATCTGATGGTGTAATTAAAGCTATGTGTATTCGTTGTCGTTCTTATCTTAAACCTACTAATAGGAGAAATGAGTTAATTTGTGAAAAATGTGGTAAAAAACAAAGACGTAAAATGTCTTTGGAATATCTATATTAA
- a CDS encoding DUF655 domain-containing protein, translating into MKKNNDKYKFKKEEYAIVLDYLRLGYVNKSGTKFKNKPIVQSIGTDKFTLLELIPKDNVDIEIHEKLYIGSGKRDKIKTVRKLDYNNLTATSRVELEYAIKEIVEKQEDKYINFFNTAGSLSTRLHKIELLPGIGKKTMWNIIKARDEKPFESYKDLQNRVPSLPNPVNMITNRVIQELDPNTVKKGKKKYYLFTQIPSERMREYYREQKRKNRNKNKSKKEFKNNKN; encoded by the coding sequence ATGAAAAAAAACAATGATAAATATAAATTTAAAAAAGAAGAATATGCTATAGTCCTAGATTATCTTAGGTTAGGTTATGTAAATAAAAGTGGAACTAAATTTAAAAACAAACCAATAGTACAATCAATAGGTACAGATAAATTCACACTTCTTGAACTCATACCAAAAGATAATGTGGATATTGAGATACATGAAAAATTATATATTGGTTCTGGAAAAAGAGATAAAATAAAAACCGTAAGAAAACTTGATTATAATAACTTAACAGCTACTAGTCGTGTTGAACTTGAATATGCAATAAAAGAAATCGTTGAAAAACAAGAAGATAAATATATTAATTTCTTTAATACTGCAGGTTCATTAAGTACTAGATTACATAAGATTGAACTTCTTCCAGGAATAGGTAAAAAAACAATGTGGAATATTATTAAAGCAAGAGATGAAAAACCATTTGAATCTTACAAAGATTTACAAAATAGAGTACCTTCATTACCAAATCCAGTAAACATGATTACAAATAGAGTAATACAAGAACTTGATCCAAATACTGTTAAAAAAGGTAAAAAGAAATATTATCTATTTACTCAAATTCCTAGTGAAAGAATGAGAGAATATTATAGGGAACAAAAAAGAAAAAATAGAAATAAAAATAAATCTAAAAAAGAATTCAAAAATAATAAAAATTAA
- a CDS encoding DNA-directed RNA polymerase subunit L translates to MEIEVLTDKKLELEIVLHGEDHALCNVIRKILMEDDDVQYAVYAIDHPLIGEPIMTIKTKQKKVARNSLKKAAETLKNQTQEFKSLVEQI, encoded by the coding sequence ATGGAAATTGAAGTTTTAACTGATAAAAAATTAGAATTAGAAATTGTTCTTCATGGTGAAGACCATGCTCTTTGTAATGTTATAAGAAAAATTCTCATGGAAGATGATGATGTTCAATATGCTGTTTATGCAATAGACCATCCATTAATTGGTGAACCAATTATGACTATTAAAACTAAACAGAAAAAAGTTGCTAGAAATTCACTTAAAAAAGCAGCTGAAACACTTAAAAATCAAACTCAAGAATTTAAATCTTTAGTTGAACAAATTTAA
- the hpt gene encoding hypoxanthine/guanine phosphoribosyltransferase produces MLEELKKSLIEAPVVKKGDYDYFVHPVSDGIPTMKPEVLVEISEVVKDNFNIDVDKIVGIEAMGIPLATALSIETGIPFVIIRKRHYGLDGEVAIHKTTGYGESDLYINDLHKGDKVLLIDDVVSTGGTLISTIKALEEIGVDLVTIIAVLDKGNGRNIVEKETHHKIGSIVKLHIENGKVVIDSTIAD; encoded by the coding sequence ATGCTTGAAGAATTAAAAAAATCTTTAATTGAAGCACCAGTTGTTAAAAAAGGAGATTATGATTATTTTGTTCATCCTGTTAGTGATGGAATTCCAACTATGAAACCAGAAGTTTTAGTTGAAATTTCTGAAGTTGTTAAAGATAATTTTAACATTGATGTTGATAAAATAGTTGGTATTGAAGCTATGGGTATTCCTTTAGCTACTGCATTATCTATTGAAACAGGTATTCCTTTTGTTATAATTAGAAAAAGACATTATGGTTTAGATGGTGAAGTTGCTATTCATAAAACTACTGGTTATGGTGAATCTGATTTATATATAAATGATTTACATAAAGGAGATAAAGTTTTATTAATTGATGATGTAGTTAGTACTGGTGGAACTTTGATTAGTACTATTAAAGCTCTTGAAGAAATTGGAGTTGACCTTGTTACAATTATTGCAGTATTAGATAAAGGAAATGGAAGAAATATTGTTGAAAAAGAAACACATCATAAAATTGGTTCTATTGTAAAATTACATATTGAAAATGGTAAAGTTGTAATTGATTCTACTATTGCAGATTAA
- a CDS encoding 50S ribosomal protein L21e — MQRSRGFKSRSRKKLTKKSRKGRSNPITNKLQTFENGDLVHIIIDPSIHRGQPHSRFHGKTGEIIGKKGQAYIVSLKDGNKSKELIVRPDHLKMQE, encoded by the coding sequence ATGCAAAGATCAAGAGGATTTAAAAGTAGATCAAGAAAAAAATTGACTAAAAAATCACGTAAAGGTCGTTCTAACCCTATTACTAACAAACTTCAAACTTTTGAAAATGGAGATTTAGTACATATTATTATTGACCCTAGTATTCACAGAGGTCAACCACATTCTAGATTCCATGGAAAAACTGGAGAAATTATTGGTAAAAAAGGACAAGCTTACATTGTAAGTTTAAAAGATGGTAACAAAAGTAAAGAATTAATTGTTAGACCAGACCACTTAAAAATGCAAGAGTGA